The DNA segment AATATTCTATTTGTATAGGATAAATGCCAACAAAACTTTACATATGCTAcaattttattacatatatttacatgGCTCTTTCCTAGGTATGCAGAACTTTCACATTATACAGCtcccaactttaaaaaaaactttgcaGGGATGATTTAAAGCCGTATCACTGTCAGAATAGCTTGTGCAGTGCCATCAtacaaaaatgttattttgaaaGCTACTCTGAACACCAAATACTGTTTCTATAAAAATTGGTTTTGGTGCATTTGTTGGCAGACACCTATCCACTGCACACAAGAGGGCCAATGGCTTGTTTCATTCTAAATAGCCCCTAGTGCCCTTCACACATTCACCACCATACAGTTCATTAAAATactattctcttaaaaaaaaaaattcacattttctttaGGCAGTGCATCAGGTTGTCATACTACTGGTTTAGGTGTACTGATTTAGCTGTCTCTAGGACAATAACATCTCAAAGATTCAAATAGTTTTCAACCCCTGTATGTCTTTAACTGGATGCTTATGATCTGATTTACCATCTTAACAAGTCAATCTGCTGACCCATGAAATGATAATCTTCAGTATTTTCCCCCAACAAGCAATATAAAAAGTTGATTCCTTTACCATTCCCCAAATCTAAATTTGAATGGTTTCACTTGTATGGTCACTCAATTGAGAATACTAGTGAAGAGATCAAATACAATTATCCATAATTCAGTTATCTTAAACTGTACTGATTCTACCATCACAGTGCACATAAAACAATTAAGATGAAGTCTAATTATATTTTCTACATTAATCAGTTTTACAGATTAATTCCCTAGTGAATTTGGTCTGAAACAATTGGCAGTTATCCTTAAATATGACTAAGTTTAAATGTTAGTACTTTACCTCATTTTATACCTGTACTTTAAGTAAGGTTTTAAGTTgaaatgtcattatttctttaTCAGAAGGATTAAAGGAAACAGGAACCCAGTGGCTTGGTGGTTTAGGAAGAACACTTGGTGATGGTGGCTCACTAAATTTGGCCCCGGCATAGTTCTGATTAGTTTGAGACTTAAAAAGTAAGGTGGGACTTGATAAGCTAGAGTTCCAGTTTTGATTGTTTGGAAAATTTTTGTTCTTCCCCCCATTTTGCATGGCCTGCCATGCAGCTGATGACGAATTATAAGTAtgtcctctttcctttttcttgtgaACAATCTTCATCTGGGAATTCTGATCCTTGGTCTTCTGTCTACTAAGCTGTTGTTGGTTCTTACTAACATTTCTAGTTTGAGGGGCTGGAATGTTATACCTCTCTCCACCACCCATCTTCAGCTTCTTTGTCACCTGTGAGTGGAAACAAAATACTGAGTGAAATCCCACAAAGTAGTACAAAACTTCAGTGGCCCCAATTTGCAACTCCAAATATCTTGAAGAAGACTCATGTGCTGTTCAGCTTCTTTAGCTTCACTATACTGTTCACAATTACATGTACAGCCTTTATTACCTTCCTAAGAAATTAATGAGTTTACCAACAAATCTAAATAATACTGCATTAAAAAGTTTGTTTAGGATGTGCccgtgtgcctgctcagtcacatccaaccttttgcaatcccatgggctgtagcccgccaggctcgtctgtccatagaattctccagcaaagaacacgagtgggtttccgtttcctccaccaggcgatcttcccgacccagggatctaacccgggtctcgtgcattggcgggtggattctttatcatggagtccacctgggaagctctagaatgagtgagtgaagtcactcagtcgtgtccgactctctgcgaccccatggactgtagcctaaccaggttcctccgtccatgggattttccaggcaacaaaactggagtgggttgccatttcgttctcccggagatcttccccacccagggattgaacccaggtctcctgcatcgtaggcagacgctttaccgtctgagccaccagggaagatcctggTTTGaaatgagaaggggacgacagaggatgggatggctggatggcatcactgactcgatggacgcgtgagtctcagtgaactccaggagctggtgatggacagggaggcctggcgtgctgcgattcatggggtcgcaaagagtcggactcgactgagcgactcatctgatcATAAAAATGTCTGCCCCATTACAACCGTGAGTTTTTGATACCTTTCAGTCTGCTTTTCCGATTGCAGGATTTCCACTACCTGTCCTCTTCCTTGCTGCCACGCCCAGGATAATA comes from the Bos taurus isolate L1 Dominette 01449 registration number 42190680 breed Hereford chromosome 2, ARS-UCD2.0, whole genome shotgun sequence genome and includes:
- the PNRC2 gene encoding proline-rich nuclear receptor coactivator 2 isoform X1, whose translation is MGGGERYNIPAPQTRNVSKNQQQLSRQKTKDQNSQMKIVHKKKERGHTYNSSSAAWQAMQNGGKNKNFPNNQNWNSSLSSPTLLFKSQTNQNYAGAKFSEPPSPSVLPKPPSHWVPVSFNPSDKEIMTFQLKTLLKVQV